One Streptomyces sp. CG4 genomic window, CGAGCCCGCCCTCGCCGTGCCCGATCAGCGCGAGGTCGGCGCCGCGCGGGATGCCGTAGTCCGCCAGGGCGAGCAGGACGGAGCGGATGTAGGGCGAGTCGGTCGTGAACGGGGTGCGCCAGGCTCCGGCGGCGTCCTGCGGGGAGTCGTTGCGGGGGTGACCCGGTGCCAGGCCGGGCGCCTGGACGACATAGCGGACGACGCCGTCGGGGCCGCGTACGTTCTGCACGAGGATCCGCCCGCCGGTGGACAGCGCCTCGATGTTGCGCAGGAAGCCGAGGAAGGATCCCTCGGTCGCGATGAACTGTCGCTCCTGGTCGGCGAGTTCGACGGCCTCGGCCGCGCCCTCGCCGGCCCGGCCGGTCTCGTCGTTCTTGGGGTCCTCGTCCAACAGGGTGCGAACGGCGGGGAGTTCGGCCAGCAGTGGGGCCAGCCCGGACAGGGCGCGCTGGGCTTCCCGGTCGCGGAACAGGGCGCGCAGGGACCGTACGGCCGCCGGGTCGCGGTCGGCGGTGACGGCCTGCGCCAGCCGGCGCATGCCCGGGTCGCGTGCGAACTCGGGGTGCTCGGCCAGCACGGCGGCGATCCTGAGACGCAGCGAGGTCACCGCGACCAGCGCGGCGAGGCTCTCCCGGCCCAGCACCGCACCGGCCGCGCCGAGCACCTGGCCCATACCCTGCCGCGTGGTGTTCCCCGCGCCGCCCAGGCCCCGCTGGTGCATCACGGCGCGCAGCAGTGCCCACCGGGCGACCAGGCCGGTCCGGGGACGGCGGCGCGCGGCGGCGGTGAGCGGTGGCGCGAACAGCGCCGTACTGGTGCGCGCGGACACCGCGCGGATGCCCTCGGCGACGTCCACCACGTCCCCCGCGCACCGGCGCAGCAGTCCTCTGGCGTCCTGACTGTCCGGCGTGGACCGGCCGGGTGCGTGGCCGTCCGCTCGCATCCGACGCTCCCTCGCTCGACGACGTACGACGGCATGCCACGGCTGCCTGCGGCCGTGACAGGTGCCGGGCTGCGGCCGCGCCGTCGGGACGCGACCCGGTCCCATCGTCGGCCAGGGGCTCCGGGCCCGCACCTTCATCCCTCCGGGCAGCGGACGCCCATCGAGCCGTGCCGCCGGCGCCCCGGGCACGGGGCTGCCGCGCGATCGCCGCATACGGCCCCCTGCCCTCGGTCCCCCGTCTGGCGGAGGGTCGTGCGCGGTGGCGAAGAGAGCCGACAGAGTGGTCCGCGGGCGGGCCTCCCGGCCGACCCGGGTGCTCGGGCCCCGGCGCAGGCCCGGGTGCTCAGGCACCGGCGGCGGCCCGGGTGCTCAGGTCCGGCGTCGGCCCGGCTGCTCAGGCGCCCGGCATCAGACCCGCGGCGACCGTCGCCCCGAGCTCCCAGCACGCCTCCGTGTCGGCTTTGGCGAGCTCACCGGTGACGGTCACCGCGTCGGCGGCGCGCCGCCAGCCGAGGCCGGTGGTGACGGCCTCGATGGCGCGGACGGCACCGGTGACGTCGTTCCCGCCGTGCACGTAGTAGCCGAACGGCCGGCCCCGGGTCTCGTCCAGGCAGGGGTAGTAGATCTGGTCGAAGAAATGCTTCAGCGCGCCGGACATGTAGCCGAGGTTCGCCGGTGTGCCGAGCAGATAGCCGTCGGCTTCCAGGACGTCGGTGGCGGTCGCGGACAGGGCCGCGCGGCGCACGACGCGGACGCCCTCGATCTCCGGCGTGGTGGCGCCGGAGACGACGGCCTCGAACAGCGCCCGGCAGTTGGGCGACGGGGTGTGATGGACGATCAGCAAGGTAGGCACACCCCGCACCCTGCCGTGCGGCCGCGGCGGCCCGCAAACGGCGGGCGTGGCAGTCGGCGCGGCGGGGTAGACGCTGTGCACGGGAAAGACGGGAGGGGCTGCCGTGACCAGCGTGGATGCAGGCGTCTCCGTTCTGCGCCAGGAGTGGCTGCCGGCCGGTTACCGGTGCCGCTCGGCCACCACCGCCGATGCCGCCGCGCTCCACCACCTGGTCGCCGCGTACGAACGCGCGCTGCACGGCCGCCCTCTGACCGGCGCCGGGCAGCTCGCCGCCGAGCTGCCCGGGCCCGGTCCGCGGCCGGAGGCCGACGCCCTGCTCGTGCACGACGGCACGGGCGGGCCGGTCGGCTACTGCTGGGTGAAGGGTCGGCGGGCCGGGGTCGTCGTGCACCCCGGCCACCAGGGGCGGGGGCTCGGCGGCGGCCTGCTGGACTGGGCCGAGGCCCGGGCCCGGCAAGCGGGCAGCGACCGGCTCGCACTGACGGTCTCCGACGCCGATCGCGCCGCCATCGCTCTCCTGCGAGCCGGCGGGTACTCCCGGCTCGTCACCGAGTGGCTGCTGGAGATCGCGCTGCCGCACGAGCCGGACGTTCCCGAGCCGCCGGCGGGCATCACCGTACGGCCGTTCCGCCCCGGCGACGAACAGGCCGTGTACCGGCTCACCGAGGACGCGTTCGCCGAGTGGCAGCCGCGCCGGAAGACCTACGCCGAATGGGCCCGGCACAACGTCGAACGCCCCACGTTCCTGCCGGCCGCGTCACCGGTGGCCTTTGCCGGCGACCAGATGGTCGGGGCCGTGCTGTCGCTCGACGGCCCGGGCGACGGTGAGGGAGACGACGGAGGGCGCGCCGAAGGGTACGTCGAGCGGGTCGCGGTACGGCGTGACCATCGCGGCCGGGGCATCGCCCGCACCCTGCTGCACGAGGCCTTCCTCGCCTTCCACCGCCGAGGCAGGCCGGCCTGCACGCTGTGGACGCACTCCGGCACCGGCGCGCTCGCGCTCTACGAACGGATCGGCATGACGGTCCGGCACAGCTCCACCGTCCACTGCAAGGCACTCGTCACCGGCTGACCGGGGCGCCCTGCGCGCGGACATGGTGTGCCGCGTACGAACTCGCCGAGCAGACACTGATGTTGCCCGGTCAGTAGCGCAGGCGCCTGGCCCTGAGGAGCATGATCAGGCCCGACAGGGCGAACAGGGTGCCGAGG contains:
- a CDS encoding flavodoxin family protein encodes the protein MPTLLIVHHTPSPNCRALFEAVVSGATTPEIEGVRVVRRAALSATATDVLEADGYLLGTPANLGYMSGALKHFFDQIYYPCLDETRGRPFGYYVHGGNDVTGAVRAIEAVTTGLGWRRAADAVTVTGELAKADTEACWELGATVAAGLMPGA
- a CDS encoding GNAT family N-acetyltransferase, with amino-acid sequence MTSVDAGVSVLRQEWLPAGYRCRSATTADAAALHHLVAAYERALHGRPLTGAGQLAAELPGPGPRPEADALLVHDGTGGPVGYCWVKGRRAGVVVHPGHQGRGLGGGLLDWAEARARQAGSDRLALTVSDADRAAIALLRAGGYSRLVTEWLLEIALPHEPDVPEPPAGITVRPFRPGDEQAVYRLTEDAFAEWQPRRKTYAEWARHNVERPTFLPAASPVAFAGDQMVGAVLSLDGPGDGEGDDGGRAEGYVERVAVRRDHRGRGIARTLLHEAFLAFHRRGRPACTLWTHSGTGALALYERIGMTVRHSSTVHCKALVTG